A section of the Triticum dicoccoides isolate Atlit2015 ecotype Zavitan chromosome 7A, WEW_v2.0, whole genome shotgun sequence genome encodes:
- the LOC119330865 gene encoding uncharacterized protein LOC119330865 — protein sequence MGASLLQAVAALVSTCTRRLQRAARRMGSGRPAVAPWRKAFSLPTGKGKAAAGPEEEDGLWRKEILMGERCQPLEFSGVIYYDADGHRLAQPPRSPMRSPLPASFKLAANAGVR from the coding sequence ATGGGCGCGAGCCTCCTGCAGGCGGTGGCGGCGCTGGTGAGCACGTGCACGCGGCGGCTGCAGCGGGCGGCGAGGAGGATGGGCAGCGGCAGGCCGGCCGTGGCGCCGTGGAGGAAGGCCTTCTCGCTGCCGACGGGCAAGGGGAAGGCCGCGGCggggccggaggaggaggacgggcTGTGGAGGAAGGAGATACTCATGGGGGAGCGCTGCCAGCCGCTGGAGTTCTCCGGGGTCATCTACTACGACGCCGACGGACACCGCCTCGCGCAGCCGCCCCGCTCGCCCATGCGCAGCCCGCTCCCGGCGTCCTtcaagctcgccgccaacgccggcgTCCGTTAG